In Halorussus limi, a genomic segment contains:
- a CDS encoding RAD55 family ATPase gives MYGLGEVCPGVEVEPGTNLLVAGPPMTGKRTLALEILAHGSRRGDGAIVVTTKDGGEDVREDFREMLGRDGGAPLGIVDCVSKQQGMNPSPSDDITYASSPKDMTGIGIQLSEFLQGFYKDRGVQRNRILLHSLSTLLMYSNLQTVFRFLHVFTGRVQSADALGIFVIDSTAHDQQTMSTLQQLFDGQIEVREGEDDRSELRVKGIGDDTDWRPVVGR, from the coding sequence ATGTACGGATTGGGAGAGGTCTGTCCGGGGGTCGAGGTCGAACCGGGGACGAACCTCCTGGTGGCCGGGCCGCCGATGACGGGCAAACGAACTCTCGCTCTGGAGATTCTCGCGCACGGAAGCCGTCGCGGGGACGGCGCTATCGTCGTCACGACCAAAGACGGCGGCGAAGACGTGCGCGAGGACTTCCGCGAGATGCTCGGCCGCGACGGGGGTGCGCCACTCGGTATCGTGGACTGTGTCTCCAAACAGCAGGGAATGAACCCCTCCCCGAGCGACGACATCACCTACGCCTCCTCGCCCAAGGATATGACCGGTATCGGAATTCAATTGTCGGAGTTCCTGCAGGGCTTCTACAAGGACCGGGGCGTCCAGCGCAACCGCATCCTGTTGCACTCGCTCTCGACGCTCCTGATGTACTCGAATCTCCAGACCGTCTTCCGGTTCCTCCACGTGTTCACCGGTCGGGTCCAGAGCGCCGACGCGCTGGGCATCTTCGTCATCGACTCGACGGCCCACGACCAGCAGACGATGAGCACGCTCCAGCAGTTGTTCGACGGCCAAATCGAGGTCCGAGAGGGGGAGGACGACCGGTCGGAACTCCGCGTGAAGGGCATCGGCGACGACACCGACTGGCGGCCCGTCGTCGGTCGCTGA
- a CDS encoding heptaprenylglyceryl phosphate synthase — MTSFDGAARLLGRLGRGASLAARTALPVDTNPVPADWTHVTKVDPEDAKKLPLLYPLYLRHTSAVSVGGSADVNAANTEETFDLLGPASVPVFHEPSGPRHVTPRTREQADLLAIPEVLNGDSESLVGQLGEGAEYIREEMVPEMLRERLPWLPAFATGALADFATSWLLADAVFEAYVIQNPDSAAAREANVAESDLLSPREAKQRGMAAERHLESELVYLEYSGTYGGDEAAETLDAISESLTWSRLWYGGGIDSRKRAEAMLDAGADTVVVGDAFHRVADEEAELCERAADALDPDADPSAVREWVAENVAVADSNAAAYLATIPGAPDPERLARRYLSATVRTWLRLRAHRAAADDRRGDRPDLGADLRRALGPDLFDGLSEADAALVRRNLTALLRASRADGTDEAAHRRDGSKPSADEAVATHLGLTFSA, encoded by the coding sequence ATGACGAGTTTCGACGGCGCTGCGCGTCTGCTCGGTCGCCTCGGTCGCGGGGCCTCGCTGGCCGCCCGGACCGCCCTCCCGGTGGACACCAACCCGGTCCCGGCCGACTGGACCCACGTCACCAAGGTCGACCCCGAGGACGCCAAGAAACTCCCGCTGCTCTACCCCCTCTATCTCAGACACACCAGCGCGGTGTCGGTCGGCGGGTCGGCCGACGTGAACGCCGCGAACACCGAGGAGACGTTCGACCTGCTGGGCCCCGCCTCGGTCCCCGTCTTCCACGAACCGAGCGGTCCGCGCCACGTCACTCCGCGGACCCGCGAGCAGGCCGACCTGCTGGCCATCCCCGAGGTGCTGAACGGCGACTCCGAGTCGCTGGTCGGCCAGTTGGGAGAAGGGGCCGAGTACATCCGCGAGGAGATGGTGCCCGAGATGCTCCGAGAGCGACTGCCGTGGCTCCCCGCCTTCGCTACGGGTGCGCTCGCGGACTTCGCCACCTCGTGGCTCCTCGCGGACGCCGTGTTCGAGGCGTACGTCATCCAGAACCCCGACAGCGCCGCGGCCCGCGAGGCCAACGTCGCCGAGTCGGACCTGCTGTCGCCCCGCGAGGCCAAACAGCGCGGGATGGCGGCCGAGCGCCACCTCGAAAGCGAACTCGTCTACCTCGAGTACTCTGGCACCTACGGCGGCGACGAGGCCGCCGAAACGCTCGACGCCATCTCGGAGAGTCTGACGTGGTCGCGGCTCTGGTACGGCGGCGGCATCGACTCCCGGAAGCGCGCCGAGGCGATGCTCGACGCGGGCGCGGACACCGTCGTCGTCGGCGACGCCTTCCACCGCGTGGCCGACGAGGAGGCCGAACTCTGCGAGCGCGCCGCCGACGCGCTCGACCCGGACGCCGACCCGTCGGCGGTCCGAGAGTGGGTCGCCGAGAACGTCGCCGTCGCCGACTCGAACGCCGCGGCCTACCTCGCCACGATTCCGGGCGCGCCCGACCCCGAGCGACTGGCCCGCCGGTATCTAAGCGCGACGGTCCGGACGTGGCTTCGCCTGCGCGCCCACCGCGCCGCGGCCGACGACCGCCGGGGTGACCGCCCCGACCTCGGCGCTGACCTCCGGCGCGCGCTCGGTCCCGACCTGTTCGACGGCCTCTCGGAGGCCGACGCCGCGTTGGTCCGGCGCAACCTCACCGCACTCCTCAGGGCGTCTCGCGCCGATGGAACTGACGAGGCCGCGCACCGAAGGGACGGGTCGAAGCCGAGCGCCGACGAGGCGGTCGCGACGCACCTCGGCCTGACGTTCTCGGCGTAG
- a CDS encoding LamG domain-containing protein translates to MRKPTIIAALAVVLAVVVGGGAWAASTHSSTLTPGANESVSSVWVELQNQTETTIEVYVGGSYQEQLKDTDTANELNNATYSGNWTIDGSGESAVARVTPPVPPSSEVFVDDDWPTKTTKHVWTGDSAGRVTSASDATSRSISSTSNATVAVAARIDGGSGYDMLAANGNPVIQIRYNRGSGAIEAGVNPGSNMQIVSWTPPSDYDLSAYHHYAATYNTNTGELILYVDGEKKASKTVTTGMTFDGTLYFGNNGYGSTYRPLEDGYLDAGRWYGQTLNSSEISLLAQTSGATYTASAKDAGNATEMSASIPSVTGAEVTLEAQGYTDSGTWVTVDSQTVSSAATVSTDVSGLDYSRWRWKVTVSPAGSSPSAEIGYTGVYNVSYVPPTLVANKTVTPQESPSVASVDIPSAYADATEYTVEVTGQASSSVGYSTTSTGGAVAAESGATQPDGVSLTLVGTVLGLVVAGVVLHGRRP, encoded by the coding sequence GTGCGAAAACCAACTATCATCGCCGCTCTCGCCGTCGTGCTCGCCGTCGTCGTGGGCGGCGGGGCGTGGGCGGCATCCACTCACAGTTCGACGCTCACGCCCGGCGCGAACGAGAGCGTCTCGTCGGTGTGGGTCGAACTGCAGAACCAGACAGAGACAACTATCGAGGTCTACGTCGGCGGATCGTACCAAGAGCAGCTCAAGGACACGGATACGGCGAACGAACTGAACAACGCCACGTACAGCGGCAATTGGACGATCGATGGATCCGGCGAGTCTGCGGTCGCTCGGGTGACGCCACCCGTCCCACCATCCTCGGAAGTGTTCGTCGACGATGACTGGCCCACCAAGACCACGAAGCACGTTTGGACGGGTGACTCGGCCGGCCGCGTGACCTCGGCTAGCGATGCCACCAGTCGTTCCATCTCGTCGACGAGCAACGCCACGGTCGCCGTGGCCGCTCGGATCGACGGTGGGAGTGGGTATGATATGCTCGCCGCGAACGGCAATCCCGTGATTCAGATTAGATACAACCGGGGCAGTGGCGCTATTGAGGCCGGGGTCAACCCCGGTTCCAATATGCAGATCGTGTCGTGGACACCGCCGTCGGACTACGATCTCTCGGCGTACCACCACTACGCCGCTACCTACAACACCAACACCGGCGAACTCATCCTGTACGTCGATGGAGAGAAGAAGGCCTCCAAGACCGTCACGACTGGGATGACCTTCGATGGTACCCTCTACTTCGGCAATAACGGCTACGGGTCGACCTACAGACCGCTGGAGGACGGCTACCTCGACGCCGGTCGGTGGTACGGCCAGACGCTCAACTCCAGCGAGATCTCCCTCCTCGCCCAGACGAGCGGAGCCACGTACACCGCCTCGGCCAAGGATGCCGGCAACGCCACGGAGATGTCGGCGAGCATCCCGAGCGTAACCGGCGCGGAAGTCACGCTGGAGGCTCAGGGATACACGGACAGTGGTACGTGGGTGACGGTCGACTCGCAGACCGTCTCCTCGGCGGCGACCGTTTCCACGGACGTGAGCGGACTGGACTACTCGCGGTGGCGGTGGAAGGTCACGGTGTCACCGGCCGGATCTTCGCCGAGCGCGGAGATCGGGTACACGGGCGTGTATAACGTCTCCTACGTCCCGCCCACGCTCGTCGCCAACAAGACCGTCACGCCGCAGGAGTCGCCCTCTGTCGCGTCGGTGGACATCCCCTCTGCGTACGCTGATGCGACGGAGTACACGGTCGAGGTGACGGGCCAAGCGTCTAGTTCCGTCGGGTACTCGACGACGTCGACGGGTGGCGCGGTCGCCGCGGAGAGCGGCGCGACGCAGCCTGATGGGGTGTCGCTGACCCTCGTCGGTACAGTGCTTGGCCTTGTCGTCGCGGGCGTAGTGTTGCACGGGCGACGACCGTAA
- a CDS encoding carboxypeptidase-like regulatory domain-containing protein: MALLAVVAGGAFLASAASTYTISGNVTDSSGTAIGNATVIAYDGNGTKLAETTTASDGSYSLSVTGNQTVEVVVSKSGYISESKTWSDLSANQTYSPSLAMDSDGDGIGDGSDAYPSYPRLEYTVSANTSKTVSSVYAEINSTNEVTVTVLHNGTELGNTTLTPSSTPVTVEVPVETTYGNYTLHVHGVDKSNVSSTGVFYSSDSTSGGTSGSSSSDIVGWAESNPAVAALVALVSLGAIAAIREDL, from the coding sequence ATGGCGCTGCTGGCGGTCGTTGCCGGCGGCGCGTTCCTCGCGTCGGCAGCATCGACGTACACCATCAGCGGTAACGTGACGGACTCGTCAGGTACGGCCATCGGCAACGCGACCGTCATCGCGTACGACGGCAACGGTACGAAGCTCGCCGAGACGACGACCGCATCGGACGGGAGCTACTCGCTCTCCGTGACGGGCAACCAGACGGTCGAAGTCGTCGTGAGCAAGTCGGGCTACATCTCCGAGTCCAAGACGTGGAGCGACCTCTCGGCGAACCAGACGTACAGTCCGTCCCTCGCGATGGACTCGGACGGTGACGGCATCGGCGACGGTTCCGACGCCTACCCGAGCTACCCCCGTCTCGAGTACACCGTCTCGGCGAACACCAGCAAGACGGTGAGCAGCGTCTACGCCGAGATCAATTCCACCAACGAGGTGACCGTGACCGTCCTCCACAACGGCACGGAACTCGGCAACACGACGCTCACTCCGTCCTCGACGCCGGTGACCGTCGAAGTCCCCGTCGAGACGACGTACGGCAACTACACGCTCCACGTCCACGGCGTGGACAAGTCGAACGTGTCGAGTACGGGCGTGTTCTACTCGTCCGACTCAACGAGCGGCGGCACGTCGGGTAGCAGCTCCTCCGACATTGTCGGTTGGGCAGAGAGCAACCCCGCCGTCGCGGCGCTGGTCGCGCTCGTCAGTCTCGGCGCGATTGCCGCCATCCGCGAAGACCTCTGA
- a CDS encoding MarR family transcriptional regulator, whose protein sequence is MEAQNDDKTASEKVLDVLEDEYRATPYLLRERTDLSKQRLNRVLNRLRASGDVTKVCRGLYEIGDGHTNPYTSARVQQRGAIKFADALCSALSDETLAAIEDELDGLNPSDLDFGDDAGDER, encoded by the coding sequence ATGGAAGCACAGAACGACGACAAGACCGCATCCGAGAAGGTTCTCGATGTCCTCGAAGACGAGTACCGCGCAACCCCCTACCTCCTGCGCGAGCGCACGGATCTTAGCAAGCAGCGACTCAACCGCGTCCTCAACCGTCTCCGAGCGAGCGGGGACGTGACCAAGGTCTGCCGTGGTCTCTACGAGATAGGCGACGGTCACACCAACCCCTATACGAGCGCACGCGTCCAACAGCGCGGCGCAATCAAGTTTGCAGACGCGCTCTGCAGCGCCCTGAGTGACGAGACGCTCGCAGCCATCGAAGACGAACTTGACGGGCTCAACCCCTCCGACCTCGACTTCGGCGACGACGCCGGTGATGAGCGATGA
- a CDS encoding glycosyltransferase family 2 protein: MSDTTALLPTLNEAVTVADVVDGLRDEGFDDVLVMDGGSTDGTPQLARDAGAHVEVQTGAGKGQAVREAMRDHIDAEYVVMLDADGTYDPADAHRLLNPLRAGEANHAIGERLDASNASAWPPHRYLGNLAFEAMFEFRRGERWDILSGYRAWTQDAWDAMGVDADGWGIETALAREALETSGVETAVVPVSYAPRPDGSESKLSPLVAVPEILSEM, from the coding sequence GTGAGTGATACTACCGCCCTCCTCCCCACGCTCAACGAGGCCGTGACGGTCGCCGACGTGGTCGACGGTCTCCGCGACGAGGGGTTCGATGACGTGCTCGTGATGGACGGCGGATCCACCGACGGGACGCCGCAACTCGCTCGTGACGCCGGCGCGCACGTCGAAGTCCAGACCGGCGCGGGCAAGGGACAGGCCGTCCGCGAGGCGATGCGCGACCACATCGACGCCGAGTACGTCGTGATGCTTGACGCCGACGGCACGTACGATCCCGCCGACGCCCACCGACTCCTCAACCCTCTGCGCGCCGGCGAGGCCAACCACGCCATCGGAGAGCGACTCGACGCAAGCAACGCCAGTGCGTGGCCACCCCACCGCTACCTCGGCAACCTCGCGTTCGAGGCGATGTTTGAGTTCCGGCGCGGGGAACGGTGGGACATCCTTAGCGGCTACCGAGCGTGGACGCAAGACGCGTGGGACGCGATGGGCGTGGACGCCGACGGCTGGGGTATCGAGACGGCCCTCGCGCGTGAGGCGCTGGAGACGTCGGGAGTCGAGACCGCCGTCGTCCCCGTCTCCTACGCTCCCCGCCCCGACGGAAGCGAGTCCAAGCTCTCGCCGCTCGTCGCCGTCCCGGAGATCCTCTCCGAGATGTGA
- a CDS encoding tyrosine-type recombinase/integrase → MDSEVQSEQSPQYWVKPEQYDEMRHAVYDASPPYLQARDRLLLRALYTWGLRVSEAVALDVEMIDLDDEALRLPTHVQKDYPNGNSPPPATLDLTREGVAEIRDYLRDRWKDSDALFPSRSSPRMTTRAAENAVGKLAEEAGVQPYSTHGRGQPGDVTPHTLRHSVAYRMIEREGESLDAVQRRLRHATILTTQREYSHFDRV, encoded by the coding sequence ATGGATTCCGAAGTTCAGTCCGAACAGTCCCCGCAGTACTGGGTCAAGCCAGAGCAGTACGACGAGATGCGCCACGCCGTGTACGACGCCAGCCCGCCGTACCTGCAGGCACGCGACCGACTCCTCCTCCGCGCCCTCTACACGTGGGGGCTCCGCGTGAGCGAGGCCGTCGCGCTCGACGTGGAGATGATCGATCTCGACGACGAGGCCCTCCGACTCCCGACCCACGTCCAGAAGGACTACCCGAACGGGAACTCGCCCCCGCCGGCGACGCTCGACCTGACTCGCGAAGGGGTCGCCGAGATCCGCGACTACCTCCGCGACCGCTGGAAGGACTCGGACGCGTTGTTCCCGTCGCGCTCCTCGCCGAGGATGACGACGCGTGCCGCCGAGAACGCCGTCGGGAAGCTCGCCGAGGAAGCCGGCGTCCAGCCCTACTCGACGCACGGGCGCGGCCAGCCCGGTGACGTGACGCCGCACACGTTGCGACACTCGGTCGCCTACCGGATGATCGAACGCGAGGGCGAGTCGCTGGACGCGGTGCAGCGCCGCCTGCGGCACGCGACGATCCTGACGACCCAACGCGAGTACAGCCACTTCGACCGCGTGTAG